The proteins below come from a single Orcinus orca chromosome 6, mOrcOrc1.1, whole genome shotgun sequence genomic window:
- the LOC125964907 gene encoding translation initiation factor IF-2-like — MRVRGWRTLHRGPRAAHGRSGVGVLRPSAGSRLRERNTRLKRRRRARPELTHPPRPARLRRVRPRETTSAARGARAPPRPPAPRRAAPAPQPATARGNEAPRDGGRAAAPHGLCGLPRRAVSPGASGRPPPAPGCAALGLRQPGRLRQGQCPPGGGGPGEASAGNAAAPSPARTVAQRKHSAARTCLERGHSKDPIELSAMAATRAFWTPVSRDQPERRATILAEVIDPDQQEKAFPPVSCKSSLILVSTSWT; from the exons ATGCGGGTCCGGGGCTGGCGGACTCTACACCGCGGGCCCCGCGCAGCCCATGGCCGCTCCGGAGTCGGCGTGCTGCGGCCGAGCGCCGGGAGCAGGCTGCGCGAGCGGAACACCAGGCTGAAGCGACGGCGGCGCGCGCGCCCAGAGCTTAcccaccctccccgccccgcGCGGCTGCGGCGCGTGCGCCCGCGCGAGACGACCTCCGCGGCCCGGGGGgcgcgcgccccgccccgccccccggcgCCTAGACGCGCGGCCCCCGCGCCTCAGCCGGCGACCGCGCGCGGGAATGAAGCGCCGAGGGACGGCGGGAGGGCGGCGGCTCCACATGGGCTCTGCGGCCTGCCCCGACGAGCTGTGAGTCCGGGTGCCAGTGGGCGCCCCCCACCAGCTCCGGGCTGTGCGGCGCTGGGACTGCGGCAGCCCGGACGCCTGCGGCAAGGTCAGTGCCCGCCCGGAGGAGGCGGCCCTGGGGAGGCCTCCGCGGGGAATGCCGccgctcccagtcccgcccgcacCGTGGCGCAGCGGAAGCATTCTGCCGCCCGCACCTGCCTAGAGAG GGGACACAGCAAGGATCCTATTGAACTATCAGCGATGGCTGCCACCAGGGCATTTTGGACTCCTGTGTCCAGGGACCAGCCTGAGAGAAGAGCCACCATATTGGCAGAAGTAATTGACCCTGATCAGCAGGAGAAG GCATTTCCCCCAGTTTCTTGCAAGTCTAGTCTGATCTTGGTGTCTACTTCTTGGACCTGA